One Oncorhynchus keta strain PuntledgeMale-10-30-2019 chromosome 11, Oket_V2, whole genome shotgun sequence DNA window includes the following coding sequences:
- the LOC118389846 gene encoding sphingolipid delta(4)-desaturase/C4-monooxygenase DES2-like — MGNTVTRDDFEWVYTEQPHCSRRKQILAKHPEIKSLMGPDPQLKWVVTAMVLTQVLCCFLVRDLSWKWLIFWAYMFGGCINHSLTLAIHDISHNVAFGNKDAMCNRLFGIFANLPIGVPYSISFKKYHVDHHRYLGGHGLDVDVPTHLEARLFSSPARKILWLFLQPLFYALRPLVVNPKPVGRLELLNLMVQLAFNAFIVYLWGLKPLIYLIAGSLLCMGLHPISGHFIAEHYMYLSGIETYSYYGPLNYITFNVGYHMEHHDFPSIPGSRLPQVKQMAPEFYDDLPQHDSWTRVLWDFVFCDSLGPYSRIKRTFPLAKQD; from the exons ATGGGGAACACGGTAACGAGGGATGACTTCGAGTGGGTATATACGGAGCAACCGCACTGTAGTCGGAGGAAGCAGATATTAG CCAAGCACCCGGAGATCAAGTCCTTGATGGGCCCTGACCCCCAGCTCAAGTGGGTGGTGACAGCCATGGTCCTAACCCAGGTGCTCTGCTGCTTCCTGGTACGCGACCTCAGCTGGAAGTGGCTCATCTTCTGGGCCTACATGTTCGGCGGTTGCATCAACCACTCCCTCACGCTCGCCATCCATGACATCTCGCACAATGTGGCCTTTGGGAATAAGGATGCCATGTGCAACCGCCTCTTTGGCATCTTCGCCAACCTACCAATTGGCGTGCCCTACTCAATCAGCTTCAAGAAGTACCATGTGGACCACCACCGTTACCTGGGTGGCCATGGACTCGACGTGGACGTCCCGACCCACCTGGAGGCTCGTCTCTTCAGCTCCCCCGCACGCAAGATCCTGTGGCTCTTCCTGCAGCCGCTATTCTACGCGCTTCGTCCCCTGGTGGTCAACCCTAAACCTGTAGGCAGGCTCGAGCTGTTGAATTTAATGGTGCAGCTAGCATTCAATGCTTTCATAGTGTACCTCTGGGGGCTTAAGCCTCTGATCTACCTGATAGCAGGTTCGCTGTTGTGTATGGGACTGCACCCGATCTCGGGGCATTTTATCGCCGAACACTATATGTACCTGAGCGGGATCGAGACGTACTCGTACTACGGGCCGCTGAACTATATCACCTTTAATGTGGGCTACCACATGGAGCACCATGACTTTCCCAGCATCCCCGGCAGCCGGCTCCCTCAG GTGAAACAGATGGCTCCAGAGTTCTATGATGATTTACCACAGCATGACTCATGGACACGGGTGCTCTGGGACTTTGTGTTTTGTGATTCGCTTGGACCTTACTCCAGAATTAAACGCACCTTCCCATTGGCTAAGCAAGACTAA